One genomic window of Clostridium taeniosporum includes the following:
- a CDS encoding molecular chaperone has product MGLYTYKLYKKQEENISKRYKEKDLILMTTFQLREICNKEKLIKSIINPLDKEELIKLIMKYRGEKDSRLINNYTEGGIERVEKFIKRSSKREIQSDVIDYSGKIVIYKDLSLEVCDESELKSNKELQEGNVLLVDNNFNVFTILNIKRIKKNNEYKYFLVKGKDVFIQENESKFYNLVFLPEKESELIYDIYENKVDFKNYDLEYSSVPILQLEIRELEETTMPLAIDFGTSNTTAGIYIDKEVFQGLNNDLIRNRKHEDYEDDKVKLVKLLDKTKKDYTITPLIPSVVGIKYINENEDNIKYIFAYDALFASKKRYVDDSLTVFYDIKRWISDFEKSEKVIDIHGKTTLVKRKDIIKAYLEYVISLANQRFKCKFKNIYISCPSKQKYKFHKLFEEVLSDYNVHSENMLEESVAVLYNTISDFIDRDKYSNGDEYKALIIDCGGGTTDLSGCSFSIRDNRVSYKIDIETSYENGDTDFGGNNLTFRILQFIKILMANTLARDNCLEIKKAIVDEFRIDIFRNIDKYGITQLYEELNSEYEKAEEIIPTRFKLYETRNKEDYCKVRNNYYFLFNLAEEIKKIFFSNPELIKIILSPNEVKENLEIIDSAQIIYDKWKLSYMNKGKLQIIKEAPTLNLTTYEISTLIKGDVYNIIKKFLETLYKNDELYEYSLIKLTGQSCKVDIFKDALKEFIPGRIIEINKSKKDTSEDYDLKLSCIKGALKYLYSKNFGYADIQIQNNMPTLPYTLTAFTHKGDEIKLIKNKEIKRGFVSRFMDRVILKLYLKDSSNNVKYEYDYKFNNEELENTDAVSIVEKYPNISQHETDNIENDEIKFFVWAEEELWGFYVLAILRKEHELYISKEKFFYFENDKWEKNFFDGMN; this is encoded by the coding sequence ATGGGGTTATATACTTACAAGTTGTATAAAAAGCAAGAAGAAAATATTTCAAAAAGATATAAAGAAAAAGACTTAATTTTAATGACAACTTTTCAATTAAGAGAAATATGTAATAAAGAAAAGTTAATAAAAAGTATAATAAATCCTTTAGATAAAGAAGAACTTATAAAACTTATTATGAAGTATAGAGGCGAAAAAGATAGTAGGTTAATAAATAATTATACAGAGGGCGGAATAGAAAGAGTAGAAAAATTCATAAAGAGAAGTTCTAAAAGAGAAATACAAAGTGATGTTATAGATTATTCTGGAAAAATAGTGATTTATAAAGATTTATCACTTGAAGTATGTGATGAATCTGAATTGAAAAGTAATAAAGAATTACAAGAAGGTAATGTTTTATTAGTTGATAATAATTTTAATGTTTTTACTATATTAAATATCAAGAGGATAAAGAAAAATAATGAGTATAAATATTTTTTAGTAAAGGGAAAAGATGTTTTTATTCAAGAAAATGAAAGTAAATTTTATAATCTAGTATTTTTACCTGAAAAAGAGTCAGAACTTATTTATGATATATATGAAAATAAAGTAGATTTTAAAAATTATGATTTAGAGTATTCATCTGTACCTATTTTGCAACTTGAAATAAGAGAATTAGAAGAGACAACAATGCCACTTGCTATAGATTTTGGAACTTCAAATACCACAGCAGGAATTTATATTGATAAAGAAGTATTTCAAGGGTTAAATAATGATTTAATTAGAAATAGAAAACATGAAGATTACGAAGATGATAAAGTAAAATTAGTAAAACTTTTAGATAAAACAAAAAAAGATTATACAATAACTCCATTGATTCCAAGTGTAGTAGGAATTAAATATATAAACGAAAATGAAGATAATATTAAATACATATTTGCTTATGATGCTTTATTTGCATCAAAAAAGAGATATGTTGATGACAGTTTAACAGTTTTTTACGACATAAAAAGATGGATAAGTGATTTTGAAAAAAGTGAAAAAGTAATAGATATTCATGGTAAAACAACACTTGTAAAGAGAAAAGATATCATAAAAGCATATTTAGAATATGTCATATCTTTAGCAAATCAAAGATTTAAATGTAAATTTAAGAATATTTACATTTCATGTCCATCAAAACAAAAGTATAAATTCCATAAATTATTTGAAGAAGTATTAAGTGATTATAATGTTCATAGTGAAAATATGCTAGAAGAAAGTGTTGCAGTTCTTTATAACACAATAAGTGATTTTATTGACAGAGATAAGTATTCAAATGGAGATGAATATAAGGCATTAATCATAGATTGTGGAGGGGGAACTACAGATCTTTCAGGATGCAGTTTTAGCATAAGGGATAATAGGGTTTCATACAAAATAGATATAGAAACTTCTTATGAAAATGGAGATACAGATTTTGGAGGCAATAATCTTACATTTAGAATTTTACAATTTATAAAAATATTAATGGCAAATACATTAGCTAGAGATAATTGCTTAGAAATAAAAAAAGCTATAGTAGATGAATTTAGAATAGATATATTTAGAAATATAGATAAATACGGAATTACTCAGTTATATGAAGAATTAAACAGTGAATATGAAAAAGCAGAAGAGATAATTCCAACAAGATTTAAATTATATGAAACTAGAAATAAGGAAGACTATTGTAAGGTTAGAAACAATTATTATTTCTTATTTAATTTAGCAGAAGAGATTAAAAAAATATTTTTTAGTAATCCAGAGCTTATAAAAATAATATTAAGTCCAAATGAAGTGAAAGAAAATTTAGAAATAATAGATAGTGCTCAAATTATATATGATAAATGGAAACTATCATATATGAATAAAGGAAAATTACAAATTATAAAAGAGGCACCAACATTAAATCTTACAACATATGAAATAAGTACATTAATAAAAGGTGATGTATATAACATAATAAAGAAATTCTTAGAAACTTTATATAAAAATGATGAGCTTTACGAGTATTCATTAATTAAACTTACAGGTCAATCATGCAAAGTAGATATATTTAAGGATGCTTTAAAAGAATTTATACCAGGAAGAATAATTGAAATAAATAAAAGTAAAAAAGATACAAGTGAAGATTATGATTTGAAGTTAAGTTGTATTAAAGGAGCATTAAAGTATTTATATTCTAAAAATTTTGGATATGCAGATATACAAATTCAAAATAATATGCCAACACTTCCATATACACTTACAGCATTTACCCATAAGGGAGACGAAATTAAGTTAATTAAAAATAAAGAAATTAAAAGAGGTTTTGTTTCAAGATTTATGGATAGAGTTATATTAAAACTTTATTTAAAAGATAGTAGCAATAATGTGAAATATGAGTATGATTATAAATTTAATAATGAGGAATTAGAAAATACTGATGCCGTTAGTATTGTGGAAAAGTATCCTAATATAAGTCAGCATGAAACAGATAATATTGAAAATGATGAAATAAAGTTTTTTGTTTGGGCAGAAGAAGAACTTTGGGGATTTTATGTACTAGCTATATTAAGAAAAGAACATGAATTATATATCAGTAAAGAAAAGTTTTTTTATTTTGAAAATGATAAATGGGAGAAAAATTTCTTCGATGGGATGAACTAG
- a CDS encoding DUF2167 domain-containing protein has translation MIKKVLTILVVLIIFALNTGIAKADDSVDISKINWIEGPKTVDVGNDLAELNLPDKYIFADGKDAKNIMKRMDNSVSGREQGIVFAKDTNEDWFVLFEFNNMGYVEDKDANKIDSDKLLSQIKEATEEDNKERRKNGSATLEIVGWDEKPHYDQNTHNLTWSVLCSSEDRKIVNYNVRVLGRGGVTEVTLVADKEEIENVKSDLATIISKYSYKEGKRYTDYIKGDKVAKVGGLAALIAGGSAAAKAGLFAKILLIFKKIWILIAVGIGGLFKKIKNIFKKKND, from the coding sequence ATGATTAAGAAAGTATTAACAATATTAGTTGTTTTAATAATATTTGCTCTAAATACAGGAATTGCAAAAGCTGATGACTCAGTAGATATATCAAAAATAAATTGGATTGAAGGTCCAAAGACTGTAGATGTGGGAAATGACTTAGCAGAGTTAAACTTGCCTGATAAATATATTTTTGCAGATGGAAAAGACGCAAAGAATATAATGAAGAGAATGGATAATAGTGTTAGTGGTAGGGAACAAGGCATAGTTTTTGCAAAGGATACTAACGAAGATTGGTTTGTTCTATTTGAGTTTAATAATATGGGATATGTTGAAGATAAGGATGCTAATAAAATAGATTCAGATAAATTATTATCACAAATAAAAGAAGCAACAGAAGAAGATAATAAGGAAAGAAGAAAAAATGGAAGTGCTACTCTGGAGATAGTAGGATGGGATGAAAAGCCACATTATGATCAAAATACTCACAATTTAACTTGGTCAGTGTTATGTAGTAGTGAAGATAGAAAAATAGTTAACTATAATGTAAGAGTATTAGGACGTGGTGGAGTAACAGAAGTTACATTAGTTGCAGATAAGGAAGAAATAGAAAATGTTAAGTCTGATTTAGCAACTATAATTAGTAAATATTCTTATAAAGAAGGTAAAAGATATACTGATTACATAAAAGGGGATAAAGTAGCAAAAGTTGGAGGATTAGCGGCATTAATTGCAGGTGGTTCAGCAGCAGCCAAGGCAGGGTTATTTGCAAAAATATTGCTTATATTTAAAAAAATATGGATTCTAATTGCAGTTGGTATAGGTGGATTGTTTAAAAAAATAAAAAACATATTTAAGAAAAAAAATGATTAG
- a CDS encoding EsaB/YukD family protein: MAKINVVIVDTTGNKERKVGLPDDIKIGIIMVKLIEKIKLPSTGPDGNLISYKFIHKVSGRQLLETQTLSDAQIKDGDVLRLQPEITAGA, encoded by the coding sequence ATGGCAAAAATTAATGTAGTTATTGTTGACACAACAGGAAATAAAGAGAGAAAGGTTGGCCTTCCAGATGATATTAAGATAGGTATTATAATGGTTAAACTTATAGAAAAAATCAAACTTCCATCAACAGGACCAGATGGAAATCTAATTAGTTATAAATTTATTCACAAGGTTTCAGGAAGACAACTTTTAGAAACTCAAACACTTTCTGATGCACAAATAAAAGATGGTGATGTTTTAAGACTTCAACCTGAAATAACGGCAGGTGCATAG
- a CDS encoding HesA/MoeB/ThiF family protein, whose amino-acid sequence MEEILNLDIDENRYSRLELIPWWNQELLHNSTIMVVGAGAIGNELIKNLALLGIGKILIIDMDKIEQTNLTRSILYRMSDVGKYKAEAAAEKAVEINPDVRAIPLKANIVTDIGLGVFRKMDVVLGGLDNREARLSINQFCYKVNKPWIDGAIEVLNGFARVFVPPGPCYECTMTENDWNLINKRKSCALLTHEQILEGKTPTTPTSSSIIAGIQVQEMLKLLHNDRKLPTLAGKGYVFNGLTHDSFVVEYQRKDDCMSHDIYEDIKEMPWSARDISIRDVLNQAKKDLGDSAILEFDRDIVTIATCSCGHSKNIFNVVNKLSNKDIVCEKCGKTMRFETFHSIYGDENFLDKKLFDIGIPLFHIISSRSGLKYIHYELSNDKNEVLGGLFE is encoded by the coding sequence ATGGAAGAAATTCTAAATTTAGATATTGATGAGAATAGATACTCAAGACTTGAACTTATACCGTGGTGGAATCAAGAACTTTTACATAATTCAACTATTATGGTTGTTGGTGCTGGTGCTATTGGAAATGAACTTATCAAAAATTTAGCACTATTAGGCATTGGAAAAATATTAATTATTGATATGGATAAAATTGAACAAACAAATTTAACTCGCTCTATTTTATATCGTATGAGTGATGTAGGCAAATATAAAGCAGAAGCAGCTGCTGAAAAAGCTGTAGAAATAAATCCAGATGTTAGAGCAATTCCATTAAAAGCCAACATCGTTACTGATATAGGACTTGGTGTTTTTAGAAAAATGGATGTTGTTTTAGGGGGGCTTGATAATCGTGAAGCCCGTCTTTCTATTAATCAATTTTGCTATAAGGTGAACAAGCCTTGGATTGACGGAGCAATTGAAGTGTTAAATGGATTTGCAAGAGTTTTTGTGCCACCTGGTCCATGCTATGAATGTACAATGACAGAAAATGACTGGAATTTAATTAATAAAAGAAAATCATGTGCATTACTTACTCATGAACAAATCCTTGAAGGTAAAACTCCAACTACTCCAACATCATCTTCTATTATTGCTGGAATTCAGGTTCAAGAAATGCTCAAGTTGTTACATAACGATAGAAAATTACCAACACTTGCTGGAAAAGGTTATGTGTTTAATGGTTTAACACATGATTCTTTTGTAGTTGAATATCAAAGGAAAGATGACTGTATGAGTCATGATATATACGAAGATATTAAGGAAATGCCATGGTCTGCAAGAGATATTTCCATTAGAGATGTATTAAATCAAGCAAAAAAAGACTTAGGAGATAGTGCAATTTTAGAATTTGATAGAGATATTGTAACTATAGCAACTTGCAGTTGTGGTCATTCAAAAAACATTTTTAATGTAGTAAATAAATTAAGTAATAAAGATATTGTATGCGAAAAATGTGGAAAGACTATGAGATTTGAAACATTTCACTCTATTTATGGAGATGAAAACTTTCTTGATAAAAAATTATTTGATATAGGTATTCCGCTTTTTCATATTATTAGTTCAAGAAGTGGCTTAAAGTATATTCACTATGAGTTATCAAATGATAAAAATGAAGTTTTAGGAGGTTTATTTGAATGA
- a CDS encoding FHA domain-containing protein, giving the protein MNARLRRIAADYEEIKKNFHGHKNIIVEPIGCEPAEKYKITYYINGIYLNEDDKIETLNKHVITITLHSEYPRYKPFCTIETPIWHPNFKDGQICIGDIWGAGESLCDIIVNIGDMIQYKSWNSFSPLSADAAKWAIENKHLFPVGNINLWTGEEVSETLTSSFDIDIFNDDGEIVEENENINSIELLQAEENVIGEDSSKVAEVVLEEKDENDFDITVEELEGIDFVPTVSRMQNSQVTVPKGGKINFKTIFFKGILYGLIGGVIAWILQEIMPIDSEKILALKGYTIESLINDFNLGRISQSQIYAIRGSAILLESSLFSAITGGAIGAVMGIGEGIYYGSKKKAIKYGFIGLIIALIVGFVGGFLAQIAYSSLLHDTTEYTSEIYLGFIRAIGWTVMGAGVGIGIGLIKPEKMRIINCVLGGIIGGFIGGFLFNFIAQSISIDPTDTGTAARAIGIIIMGTLIGLGIGLLEQFAKTAWLKVIRGEFEGKEYLVFKGITSIGNSGKNTIVLFKDKLVAPKHCDIVQEGNRYVLIDKGSPSGTFVNGMRITKYTLKQGDAISLGNSVLVFNTK; this is encoded by the coding sequence ATGAATGCAAGACTTAGGAGAATTGCAGCAGACTATGAAGAAATAAAAAAGAACTTTCATGGGCATAAAAATATAATCGTTGAACCAATAGGCTGTGAACCAGCTGAAAAATACAAAATCACCTATTATATTAATGGTATTTATTTGAATGAAGATGATAAAATTGAAACTTTAAATAAACATGTTATCACAATTACATTACATTCAGAATATCCAAGATACAAACCCTTTTGTACAATTGAAACACCAATATGGCATCCTAATTTTAAGGATGGTCAAATTTGTATTGGTGATATATGGGGTGCAGGTGAATCTCTATGTGACATAATTGTAAATATTGGAGACATGATTCAATATAAATCTTGGAATTCATTCAGTCCCCTTTCAGCAGATGCTGCAAAATGGGCAATTGAAAATAAACATTTATTTCCAGTGGGAAATATAAATTTATGGACAGGTGAGGAGGTTTCAGAAACTCTTACTTCAAGTTTTGATATAGATATATTTAATGATGATGGTGAAATAGTTGAAGAAAACGAAAATATTAATTCCATTGAATTATTGCAAGCTGAGGAAAATGTAATAGGAGAGGATAGTTCTAAAGTAGCTGAAGTAGTATTAGAAGAAAAAGATGAAAATGATTTTGATATTACAGTTGAAGAGCTTGAAGGTATTGATTTTGTACCAACTGTATCTAGAATGCAAAATAGTCAAGTTACTGTTCCTAAAGGTGGAAAAATTAATTTTAAAACTATATTCTTTAAAGGGATTTTATACGGTTTAATTGGAGGAGTTATTGCATGGATATTGCAAGAGATTATGCCAATTGATAGCGAGAAAATACTTGCGTTGAAAGGATATACAATTGAAAGTCTTATAAATGATTTTAATTTAGGGAGAATTAGTCAGTCACAGATTTATGCAATAAGGGGAAGTGCGATTTTATTAGAATCTTCATTATTCTCTGCAATTACCGGTGGAGCTATTGGTGCTGTAATGGGAATTGGAGAAGGAATATATTATGGTTCAAAGAAAAAAGCTATTAAATATGGGTTTATAGGACTTATTATTGCACTTATTGTTGGATTTGTTGGTGGATTCTTAGCACAAATAGCATATTCTTCTTTATTACATGATACAACTGAATATACATCAGAAATTTATTTGGGATTTATAAGAGCTATTGGTTGGACAGTTATGGGAGCCGGTGTTGGTATAGGTATTGGTTTAATTAAACCAGAAAAAATGAGAATAATTAATTGTGTATTAGGTGGTATTATAGGAGGATTTATTGGTGGCTTTTTATTTAACTTTATAGCACAGTCTATTAGCATAGATCCAACAGATACAGGAACAGCTGCAAGAGCAATTGGTATCATAATTATGGGAACTTTAATTGGACTAGGGATAGGGTTATTAGAACAATTTGCTAAAACTGCATGGCTAAAAGTAATACGTGGTGAATTTGAAGGTAAGGAATATCTTGTATTTAAAGGAATAACAAGCATTGGAAACAGTGGTAAAAATACAATTGTATTATTTAAAGATAAATTAGTTGCTCCTAAACATTGTGATATTGTTCAAGAAGGAAATAGATATGTGCTTATAGATAAAGGTTCACCATCAGGGACTTTTGTAAATGGCATGAGAATAACAAAATATACTTTAAAGCAAGGAGATGCAATTTCACTTGGAAATTCTGTACTTGTATTTAATACAAAATAA
- a CDS encoding S1C family serine protease, with protein MKIKYVIIFLICILLIPKPVYAMNFVPETLFNSVTVVYTDKGLGSGFAIDKNTIITNAHVVDSFSSVTVKLYNGKSCVGKVTKIDTKMDLALIKVDENLIPLKLASEDKISIGKEVYAIGAPEDIPYTMTKGIVSAKNRKIRNHEYIQIDASINSGNSGGPLVDENGEVMGINTMKILDAEGIGFAIGTSKINDFINNITPENINTDENQQNNLIKSDIETKYKKVVAQNEKLKIAIIILSILLILAILIILKLLIKKKKKDEYDFEIEIY; from the coding sequence ATGAAAATTAAATATGTAATTATATTCCTAATATGTATACTGCTTATCCCTAAGCCTGTTTATGCTATGAATTTTGTTCCTGAAACTCTCTTTAATTCAGTTACAGTTGTTTATACTGATAAAGGTCTTGGAAGTGGATTTGCAATTGATAAAAATACAATTATTACTAATGCACATGTGGTTGATTCTTTTAGTTCTGTTACTGTGAAATTATATAATGGGAAAAGTTGCGTTGGTAAGGTAACTAAAATTGATACGAAAATGGATTTGGCACTTATTAAAGTAGATGAAAACTTAATACCTCTTAAACTTGCCTCAGAAGATAAGATATCTATAGGTAAAGAGGTTTATGCTATTGGAGCACCAGAGGATATTCCATATACAATGACAAAAGGTATAGTTTCAGCAAAGAACAGAAAAATTAGGAATCACGAATATATTCAGATAGATGCATCAATAAATTCAGGAAATAGTGGTGGACCACTTGTTGATGAAAATGGTGAAGTAATGGGAATAAATACTATGAAAATATTAGATGCAGAAGGAATAGGATTTGCAATAGGAACATCTAAGATAAATGATTTTATAAACAATATTACACCAGAAAATATTAATACTGATGAAAATCAACAGAATAACCTAATAAAAAGTGATATAGAAACAAAATATAAAAAAGTTGTAGCACAAAATGAAAAATTAAAAATCGCAATTATTATTTTATCAATATTACTTATTCTAGCAATACTCATCATATTGAAATTATTAATTAAAAAAAAGAAAAAAGATGAATATGATTTTGAAATAGAGATTTATTAA
- a CDS encoding RING finger protein: protein MNFVGKICPYCKSEFKEDEDIVACSICEMPHHKECWIENKACTTFGCTGTIMGTEEHEYIHKTFSNNYNPYNETSIDEDMRAFIGKNQTYFLERFKKFNLTNSKVSWNWASAFFGGHWYAYRKMYKIQLLYYVLHFLNLIFLGMLLSNLILSEDSILILLIFIIPFVLSGAFGNYLYNRHAEKHIKIAKNMHEYIKPNYLEEKGGTSKKAVWAIIAIMIFLKII, encoded by the coding sequence ATGAACTTTGTAGGGAAAATCTGCCCTTATTGTAAATCGGAATTCAAAGAAGATGAAGATATTGTAGCATGTAGCATCTGTGAGATGCCACATCATAAAGAGTGTTGGATTGAAAACAAAGCATGTACTACATTTGGATGTACAGGAACTATTATGGGAACTGAAGAGCATGAATATATACATAAAACATTTAGTAATAATTATAATCCATATAATGAAACAAGCATTGATGAGGATATGAGAGCCTTTATTGGAAAAAATCAAACTTATTTTTTAGAAAGATTTAAAAAGTTTAATCTTACTAATAGTAAAGTGAGTTGGAATTGGGCAAGTGCATTTTTCGGAGGACATTGGTATGCATATAGAAAAATGTATAAGATTCAATTGCTATATTATGTATTACATTTTTTAAATTTAATATTTTTAGGAATGTTATTGTCTAATTTAATTTTAAGTGAAGATAGTATATTAATATTACTGATATTCATTATACCTTTTGTGCTTTCAGGGGCTTTTGGTAATTATTTATATAATCGCCATGCAGAAAAACATATTAAAATAGCAAAAAACATGCATGAGTATATTAAACCAAATTATCTAGAAGAAAAAGGAGGAACCAGTAAAAAAGCCGTATGGGCTATTATTGCTATTATGATATTTTTAAAAATTATTTAA
- a CDS encoding LysM peptidoglycan-binding domain-containing protein — protein sequence MKEIEILEDEKINECDKTIKLPVNFIVVGEIDVNDIKIYIKQGVYKEIEKFSKEDTSHERGAILIGDYAEINSKKHVIISDFIEAKYTDASASTLTFTHETWNYIHKKHEELYPEKKILGWQHTHPSYGIFLSNYDIFIQKNFFNLPWQVAYVVDPIAGTRGFFQWKNDKVEKISGFYIFDDIENKIDIKQVKSYEKKEKFKLCSIIMIFLTTILLMLTVYFGIEKYTVTKKLNEIISTNTKITSEKDELVQKLQQSNELAQKLQQDDNSSKTAKPSDETTNDIVKLKVYTIKEGDTLNEICKKNNIEYAKNKSEILKINDIENEDEIYFGQTLYLPLD from the coding sequence ATGAAAGAAATTGAAATTTTAGAAGATGAAAAAATTAATGAGTGTGATAAAACTATCAAGCTTCCTGTTAATTTCATTGTTGTTGGAGAAATAGATGTTAATGATATAAAAATTTATATTAAGCAAGGGGTATATAAGGAAATAGAAAAATTTTCAAAAGAAGATACATCTCATGAACGTGGTGCAATTCTTATAGGAGATTATGCTGAAATTAATAGTAAAAAGCATGTTATAATTTCAGATTTCATTGAAGCAAAATACACTGATGCATCTGCATCTACTCTAACTTTTACCCATGAAACTTGGAATTATATTCATAAGAAGCACGAAGAACTATATCCTGAAAAAAAAATTTTAGGATGGCAACATACACATCCTAGTTATGGAATATTTTTATCTAATTACGATATATTTATTCAAAAAAATTTTTTCAACTTACCGTGGCAAGTAGCTTATGTTGTTGATCCTATAGCAGGAACAAGAGGATTTTTCCAATGGAAAAATGATAAAGTTGAGAAAATCAGTGGGTTTTATATATTTGATGATATTGAAAATAAAATTGATATAAAGCAAGTGAAATCATATGAGAAAAAAGAAAAATTTAAATTATGTTCTATAATAATGATTTTTTTAACAACTATTTTATTAATGCTTACAGTATATTTCGGTATTGAAAAATATACTGTTACAAAAAAACTTAATGAGATAATTTCTACTAATACCAAAATAACATCAGAAAAAGATGAATTAGTACAAAAGCTACAACAAAGTAATGAGTTAGCACAAAAATTACAACAAGATGATAATTCATCAAAAACAGCTAAACCATCAGATGAAACTACAAATGATATTGTGAAATTAAAAGTGTACACAATAAAAGAAGGCGATACATTAAATGAAATTTGTAAAAAAAATAACATTGAATATGCTAAAAATAAATCTGAAATATTAAAAATAAATGACATAGAAAATGAAGATGAAATTTATTTTGGACAAACATTGTATTTACCATTAGATTAA
- a CDS encoding contractile injection system protein, VgrG/Pvc8 family, which produces MSMEYVYTQGDILIEPYEFLKILELRVVKEINEHGKFYIKGIISEEISDEYVEKTGSYNIIKVSLKDDKENITEIFKGIVTNISIDTFNNVRILEIEAQSETFLMDLEKKSRSFQGECLTYVEIFNTINKIHNAQMIDYVTNSKTIDNMVVQYNETDWEFLKRLASHFNTVLIPECTLDGIKYYIGDDGPGTVYELDEFNYSVNKGIKEYKLKSREGSYELNDMNFISYEVVTNRILNSLTSITFKGRKLCICKSEFTLVKGVLSNNYILKDKNGAKVKKVFNENISGVSLEGYVLDVTKDLVKVSLKIDAYLNTKEATIWLPYSTVFSSPDGTGWYCMPEVGDSIRLYFPDNTESNAYVISSVNLQSSNSSKRSDPSIKSIGTKYGKEIIMRPGAIDVISGKNSMCLSDNGGISINSNKSISMSGSSVNISGGYVSIYGGGGVTISQNGAKLKIKDDIVMSGTKINTQ; this is translated from the coding sequence ATGAGTATGGAATATGTATATACGCAGGGAGACATATTAATAGAACCTTATGAATTTTTAAAAATTTTAGAGTTAAGAGTAGTTAAAGAAATAAATGAGCATGGAAAATTTTATATAAAGGGAATTATATCAGAAGAAATATCAGATGAGTATGTAGAGAAAACAGGAAGTTATAACATAATAAAGGTATCGTTAAAGGATGATAAAGAAAATATAACAGAAATTTTTAAAGGAATAGTTACTAATATATCAATAGATACTTTTAATAATGTAAGAATTTTAGAAATAGAAGCACAAAGTGAGACTTTTTTAATGGATTTAGAAAAGAAAAGCAGAAGCTTTCAAGGTGAATGTTTAACATATGTAGAAATTTTTAATACTATAAATAAAATTCATAATGCTCAAATGATAGATTATGTAACAAATAGTAAAACCATTGATAATATGGTTGTTCAATATAATGAAACTGATTGGGAATTTTTAAAAAGATTAGCATCTCATTTTAATACTGTACTAATACCAGAATGCACATTAGATGGAATTAAATATTACATAGGAGATGATGGCCCAGGGACAGTATATGAATTAGATGAATTTAATTATTCTGTAAATAAAGGGATAAAGGAGTATAAGTTAAAATCAAGAGAAGGTAGTTATGAACTAAATGATATGAATTTTATTAGTTATGAAGTAGTTACTAATAGAATTTTAAACTCACTTACTTCTATTACTTTTAAAGGAAGAAAGTTATGTATATGTAAAAGTGAATTTACTTTAGTTAAAGGGGTACTATCTAATAATTATATATTAAAAGATAAGAATGGAGCAAAAGTTAAAAAAGTGTTTAATGAAAATATATCAGGGGTATCCTTAGAAGGCTATGTACTTGATGTTACTAAAGATTTAGTTAAAGTTTCTCTTAAAATTGATGCATATTTAAATACAAAAGAGGCAACAATTTGGTTGCCATACTCAACAGTATTTTCATCACCAGATGGTACTGGATGGTACTGTATGCCTGAAGTTGGAGATTCAATAAGATTATATTTTCCTGACAATACTGAAAGTAATGCTTATGTTATCAGTTCAGTTAATTTACAATCAAGTAATTCATCTAAACGTAGTGATCCATCTATAAAGAGCATTGGAACTAAATATGGAAAAGAAATAATAATGAGACCCGGAGCTATAGATGTTATTTCAGGAAAGAATTCAATGTGCTTAAGTGATAATGGTGGAATATCTATAAATAGTAATAAATCTATATCAATGTCTGGATCCAGTGTAAATATAAGTGGTGGCTATGTATCTATCTACGGTGGTGGTGGTGTTACAATATCTCAAAATGGAGCAAAACTAAAAATAAAAGATGACATAGTCATGAGTGGAACGAAGATTAATACACAATAA